The nucleotide sequence GGGGTCGTGGCCTCCATGCACTCCGGCATACGCTTGCCAGCACCCTGCTCCAACATGACACGCCACTTCCTATTATTGCCGAAATTCTAGGACATCTCAGTACGCAGTCCACTCAGGTGTACCTGGCAGTCGATCGAAACGGTCTGGAACGCTGTGCTCTTAAT is from Ferrimicrobium sp. and encodes:
- a CDS encoding tyrosine-type recombinase/integrase, with protein sequence MPTCTTFTKYARQAGITPPAGGRGLHALRHTLASTLLQHDTPLPIIAEILGHLSTQSTQVYLAVDRNGLERCALNPEEVFEYADL